ACCTCCAGCGCGTCGTAGATGCACTGGAGCCAGGGGCGCATCTTTTCCTCCAGCGTGCCGGGAAGGAAGCCGACCGACTCGCCCATCGGCACCACGGGGCGGCTGATGGTGATGCCGTCGTATTGGGAGTCGTAAACCCGGTTGAGGCCCGCGGCGATGGCCATGAGGGTCTTGCCCGTGCCCGCCTGGCCGTAGCAGGTGACCAGGGAGATCTCCGGGTCCAGGAGCGCGTCGAGGAAGCACTGCTGGCCCAGGTTCATCGGGCGGATGTCGATCCCCTTCGGAATATGGATCCGCTCCGGGATGGAGAGGCGCTGGAAGGTGCCGTCGCCCCGGTAGCGGGCGGGCATCGTCTTCGCCTCGCTGGCGGTCAGCAGGACGTATTCATTGAGGGTCAGCGCCTCCGAGCGGCTCCCCACGCCCAGACGCTGGGTGGAGGCGAAACGCTGCAGCTCGTTGGGCGTGACCTCGAAGCGGGGCAGGTCGAAGCTCTCGACGTCCTTGGCCTCCACCTTGTCCGTCAGGTAGTCCTCCGCCGGGATGCCCAGGACCATCGCCTTGAGCTGCATGTTCAGGTCCTTCGTGACCAGGATGGTGGGGCGGGGGGACTGGTGGTGGACGTAGAGGCAGCAGGCCAGGATGCGGTGGTCGATCTTCTCCATGTCCGGGAAGACCTTCAGGAAGCGGTCCATCTCCGGGTGGCGCTTCTTGCGGCCGATGAAGTCGTTCACCGCGATGCGGACGGTGCCGCCGGCGGGCGTGGCCGCGCCGCCGAGGATCTGCTCGGAGTGTTCCTTGGAAAAGAGCTTGGTTAGGTTCCGGTGGACGGCGCGGGCGTTGGCGCCGCGCTCCGACTGCTCATTCTTGAACTTGTCGAGTTCCGCCAGGACCTCCACGGGAATCCAGACGTCATTGTCGACGAAGTGGAAGAGGGACTGGGGATCGTGAAGGAGGACATTGGTGTCCAAGACGTAGTTTTTCACCCGCAGCCCGTTCAAATCGACCCCCAGGCGCTCGCCGCTGCCCTGATTGTTGGAAACCTCGCTGACAATGAATTCAGACTGATAATGCATGGTTTGTGGGTTGAAAGATCGCGGGCTGCAGATGCGAAGCGGGCGTGAACTATCCCCTTAACCCTCACGTCGCTAATGGGAAGAGCGATCTTAATGCGCTGTTATTAACATAGTTATTCACAGCCGCGCAAGAAATTCCTGTCAATCATTCGCGGGGCGAACCATTTGGCCAATAGGCGAATTATAGGGATGGCCGTTTCCCATTTGCCCGTCGTCCTTCTGGGGGAGATCCATGGCGATCCCGCATGCTATGAGGCGGAGAGGGAGGTCGTCGCCGGGCTGAAAGGCGTCTATGATACGTTGGCCCTGGAAATAGATGCGACGCAGGAGCGGCTGCTCCGCGACTATCTCCGCACCGCGCGGGCGCCGCAGGACTATGCGGCCTTTATCGCCGCCGACATGGAGAGGACTTTTAGCGAGACGGCTCCCGAGATCGTGGAGATGCTGGCCTTCATGCATGACGAGCGCGACCCGCAGAAAGGGCTGCGGAAGTTAAAGCGGGAGCTGGTGGAAAAGACGCTCAACGGGGACGACTGGTTTCTCAAGTCCCGGCGCGACACGCATCGCCTGGCCGCGGAGGCCTGTGACCAGGGCTACCGCATCCGCTGTACGGACCTGCCCCTCGGCTTGATTTTTGAGGAGATGACGTCCCTCATCCTA
This DNA window, taken from Verrucomicrobium sp., encodes the following:
- a CDS encoding PhoH family protein, with translation MHYQSEFIVSEVSNNQGSGERLGVDLNGLRVKNYVLDTNVLLHDPQSLFHFVDNDVWIPVEVLAELDKFKNEQSERGANARAVHRNLTKLFSKEHSEQILGGAATPAGGTVRIAVNDFIGRKKRHPEMDRFLKVFPDMEKIDHRILACCLYVHHQSPRPTILVTKDLNMQLKAMVLGIPAEDYLTDKVEAKDVESFDLPRFEVTPNELQRFASTQRLGVGSRSEALTLNEYVLLTASEAKTMPARYRGDGTFQRLSIPERIHIPKGIDIRPMNLGQQCFLDALLDPEISLVTCYGQAGTGKTLMAIAAGLNRVYDSQYDGITISRPVVPMGESVGFLPGTLEEKMRPWLQCIYDALEVLLPAHAPKAPPFAGKKQSNPARKAKNSSQKDSPQQSGGAPGAPLMKPYERLVEQGLLEIEALAYIRGRSIPRRYFVLDEAQQLTPLEAKTIVTRMSKGSKLIMVGDPAQIDNPYVDSRSNGLVYTRTRLKGEAITAHISLSKGERSALAEIGAQRM
- a CDS encoding ChaN family lipoprotein, translated to MAVSHLPVVLLGEIHGDPACYEAEREVVAGLKGVYDTLALEIDATQERLLRDYLRTARAPQDYAAFIAADMERTFSETAPEIVEMLAFMHDERDPQKGLRKLKRELVEKTLNGDDWFLKSRRDTHRLAAEACDQGYRIRCTDLPLGLIFEEMTSLILNPEVMRKRNHVMAQALARDVREGHGVIAVNGSAHLARFSGAPNSLKSELNQLHIPNLTFQLPSREAHPAFFNVDHVAASGREAVEVVQQDIARRTARQEWREHPFRRAADMGIRLLRLDARERDKDKA